The Mycetohabitans endofungorum genome contains a region encoding:
- a CDS encoding CopG family ribbon-helix-helix protein — MVTATSIKIDDELKGRVQHLAEARRRTPHWIMREAIEQYVEREEKREALNQDTLKAWDEFQATGLHATAEEVEKWLASWGTENELPPPECHK, encoded by the coding sequence ATGGTTACGGCAACATCTATCAAGATTGATGATGAATTAAAAGGGCGGGTTCAGCACTTGGCCGAGGCTCGTCGGCGCACTCCGCATTGGATCATGCGTGAAGCCATTGAGCAGTATGTCGAGCGCGAGGAAAAGCGTGAGGCGTTGAACCAGGACACGCTCAAGGCATGGGATGAATTTCAGGCGACTGGCCTGCACGCGACCGCCGAGGAAGTGGAAAAGTGGCTCGCGAGCTGGGGAACTGAAAACGAACTGCCTCCGCCAGAATGCCACAAGTAA